A section of the Prevotella melaninogenica genome encodes:
- a CDS encoding RagB/SusD family nutrient uptake outer membrane protein, producing the protein MKVKKYIIYLPVAAISLALTSCNDFLNKYPDSRMDLKNPTEVSQLLVSAYPQAHPAYLTEMYSDNTDEQLHSTWSAFDRFQEQAYQWKDIDDVSNTETPYQLWSAHYAAISACNEAIAYMNTVSNPEEYEEQLGEALLCRAFSMFQLSTVFCQAYDKTTAAKELGLPYPTEPEKVVGRLMERGTLAELYQKIEADMLKGIALVGTKYAKPKFHFTKQAAYAFATRFYLYAQKYDKAVKYANMVLGDQPADILRNWAEWNRLGPSGNVQPNAFVNASNTANIMLLPVPSQWGVISIPIQAGSKYAHGELISKNETLQAPGPWGDSGSTLNYTVLYNNGVSKYCLRKLPYVPKVIDATAEIGIPYGEYAVFSTDITLLERAEAYALLGQYDKALKDINTELTVFSKNRKQLTMTDIQDFYGSMAYYTSTKPTPKKKLNPLFAVEATTQEPLLQCLLQLKRLVTIHEGFRLQDVKRYGITMYRRKVDVQSAVTAVTDSMKVGDPRLAIQLPQDVISAGVTPNPRNN; encoded by the coding sequence ATGAAAGTCAAAAAATATATTATATACTTGCCAGTGGCTGCGATTTCGCTTGCACTTACTTCGTGTAACGATTTCCTTAACAAGTATCCGGACAGCCGCATGGACCTCAAGAACCCTACGGAGGTGAGCCAGTTGTTGGTAAGCGCTTATCCACAAGCACACCCAGCTTACCTCACTGAAATGTATTCGGACAATACTGACGAGCAACTCCATAGTACATGGAGTGCCTTCGACAGATTCCAAGAGCAGGCTTATCAGTGGAAAGATATTGACGACGTAAGCAATACGGAAACCCCTTATCAGCTTTGGTCAGCGCATTATGCGGCTATCTCAGCTTGTAATGAGGCGATTGCTTACATGAATACTGTTTCTAACCCAGAGGAGTATGAAGAGCAGTTGGGCGAGGCTTTGCTCTGCAGAGCGTTCTCAATGTTCCAGTTGTCAACGGTCTTCTGTCAGGCTTACGACAAGACTACGGCTGCCAAAGAGTTGGGGTTGCCTTATCCAACAGAGCCAGAGAAGGTTGTTGGTCGATTGATGGAGCGTGGCACATTGGCTGAGCTTTATCAGAAGATTGAGGCAGATATGCTGAAGGGTATTGCCCTTGTCGGTACAAAGTATGCAAAACCAAAGTTCCACTTCACCAAGCAGGCAGCTTACGCTTTCGCAACGCGCTTCTATCTCTATGCACAGAAGTATGACAAGGCTGTGAAGTATGCTAACATGGTATTGGGCGATCAGCCAGCAGACATCCTCCGCAACTGGGCAGAATGGAACCGCTTGGGTCCAAGTGGTAATGTACAGCCAAATGCCTTTGTGAATGCAAGCAACACGGCAAACATCATGTTGTTGCCAGTTCCTTCACAGTGGGGTGTTATCAGTATTCCTATTCAGGCAGGTAGCAAGTATGCGCATGGCGAATTGATTAGCAAGAACGAAACCTTGCAGGCTCCGGGTCCATGGGGTGACAGCGGTTCAACGCTTAACTATACCGTCCTTTATAATAATGGTGTATCAAAGTACTGCTTGCGCAAACTCCCTTACGTACCTAAGGTGATTGATGCAACAGCAGAGATTGGTATTCCTTACGGTGAGTATGCTGTGTTCAGCACAGACATCACACTGCTTGAGCGTGCTGAGGCTTACGCCCTCTTAGGTCAGTATGACAAGGCATTGAAAGACATCAACACCGAGTTGACCGTCTTCTCTAAGAACAGAAAGCAACTCACAATGACAGACATTCAGGACTTCTATGGTTCGATGGCTTACTACACATCAACAAAGCCAACACCAAAGAAGAAGCTGAATCCATTGTTTGCAGTTGAGGCTACTACGCAGGAACCTCTCTTGCAGTGTCTCTTACAGTTAAAGCGATTGGTAACCATCCATGAAGGTTTCCGTTTGCAGGATGTTAAACGTTATGGTATCACAATGTATCGTAGAAAGGTTGATGTGCAGTCGGCTGTTACTGCCGTAACTGACTCTATGAAGGTTGGCGACCCACGCTTAGCTATTCAGTTGCCACAGGACGTAATATCAGCCGGGGTGACACCTAATCCACGTAATAATTAA
- a CDS encoding SusC/RagA family TonB-linked outer membrane protein — protein MSKKLLMCFAMLFMCINAALAQTKISGTVVAAEDNEPVIGATIMVVGTKSGAVTDVDGKFSLTTDVANPLITVGYIGMASQTLKGTTDMKVVLKSSTQTLNEVVVTGLTRTDRRLFTGATDKVDAEKARLSGVADISRSLEGQAAGVSVQNVSGTFGTSPKIRIRGATSIYGSSKPLWVVDGVIMEDAANVGADDLASGNPETLISSAIAGLNADDIESFQILKDGSATSIYGARAMAGVIVVTTKKGKQGQAHISYTGEFTTRLVPSYSNFDILDSKEQMGIYRELADKGWLNFSDVLNGSEYGVYGKMYELINKYNANTGQFALENTTEARNRYLQRAEFRNTNWFKELFSSNIMQSHSISLSGGTQKSNYYASFSALLDPGWYKQSNVNRYTLNVNLTQHLTDKLSLNLIGGAAYRKQRAPGTLGQDVDVVGGEVKRDFDINPYSYASNTSRVLDPSATYVANYAPFNIFNELNNNYIDLNTLDARFQLELKYKPIKGLELSLLGAFKYMTSTQEHFVKDNSNQALAYRAMSNGIIRDANKYLYKDPNNPYVLPMTVLPYGGLYHKGDNRMSDYDIRATANYSRTFAEKHIMNLFGGMELKSIERQRNAFEGAGLRYDAGMVPFYIYQYFKRAVESGNTYYTINPTNSRSVAFYGNTTYSYQGRYVFNGTLRYEGSNQMGRNSSARWMPTWNVSGAWNVHEENWFNKLSPLNKLTLRASYSLTGTPPDASYSNSTAIITASTPFRLFAEDQEPQLELSELANSTLTYEKKNELNLGFDASLWNNRLGVTFDYYTRRNFDEIGPMITAGLGGEIIRAANVAEMNSNGLELSISSVNIKKKNFSWTTSFIYSYATTEITKLFNQGNVMSLVSGNGFAKKGYPARALFSIPFVGLNSEGMPMVLNEKGQVTTDDINFQERTKTDFLKYEGPTDPTHTGSVGNMFSYHGFRLNVFFTYAFGNVVRLDPKFRARYNDLVSMTNAFKNRWMAAGEEKETNVPGILSKSQYMANTNVRLGYNAYNYSDTRIAKGDFIRLKEISLGYDFPAQMFQKSMIKNASLKLQATNLFLLYADKRLNGQDPEFYNVGGVASPMPKQFTLTVKLGL, from the coding sequence ATGAGTAAAAAGTTACTAATGTGTTTTGCCATGCTGTTTATGTGTATAAACGCAGCATTGGCACAAACTAAAATCTCGGGTACCGTAGTGGCTGCCGAAGATAACGAACCCGTTATCGGTGCTACCATTATGGTAGTGGGCACCAAGTCGGGTGCAGTAACCGATGTTGATGGTAAGTTTTCGCTTACCACTGACGTCGCTAACCCTCTGATTACCGTTGGTTACATCGGTATGGCGTCGCAGACACTGAAGGGAACTACCGACATGAAGGTGGTGCTAAAGTCAAGCACTCAGACGCTGAACGAGGTTGTTGTGACGGGTCTTACCCGCACCGACCGTCGTTTGTTTACGGGTGCAACGGACAAGGTTGATGCTGAGAAGGCACGCCTGAGTGGTGTGGCAGATATCAGCCGTTCGCTTGAAGGTCAGGCTGCGGGTGTGTCTGTTCAGAATGTCAGCGGAACCTTCGGTACGTCACCAAAGATTCGTATTCGTGGTGCCACCTCTATCTATGGTAGCAGTAAGCCGCTTTGGGTTGTCGATGGTGTCATCATGGAAGATGCAGCCAATGTAGGTGCAGACGACTTGGCATCGGGTAATCCAGAAACGCTTATATCTTCAGCAATTGCAGGTCTTAATGCCGATGATATCGAGAGCTTTCAGATTTTGAAGGACGGTTCGGCAACCTCTATCTATGGTGCACGTGCGATGGCAGGTGTGATTGTCGTTACTACCAAGAAAGGTAAGCAGGGACAGGCACACATCAGCTATACCGGTGAGTTCACTACTCGTCTTGTTCCCTCTTACAGCAACTTCGATATCCTCGACTCAAAGGAACAGATGGGTATTTATAGAGAGTTGGCAGATAAGGGCTGGTTGAACTTCTCTGACGTGCTTAATGGTAGCGAGTATGGTGTGTATGGTAAGATGTACGAGTTGATAAACAAGTACAATGCTAACACTGGTCAGTTTGCTTTGGAGAACACCACAGAGGCACGCAACCGCTATCTCCAGCGTGCAGAGTTCCGCAATACTAACTGGTTTAAGGAGTTGTTCTCATCTAATATTATGCAGAGTCACTCTATCAGTTTGAGCGGTGGTACACAGAAGTCAAACTACTATGCATCGTTCAGTGCATTGTTAGACCCGGGATGGTATAAGCAGAGTAACGTAAATCGTTATACCCTCAACGTAAACCTCACACAGCACTTGACAGACAAACTGTCGTTGAACCTCATTGGTGGTGCGGCTTATCGTAAGCAGCGTGCACCGGGAACACTTGGTCAGGACGTTGACGTAGTAGGTGGTGAGGTGAAGCGTGACTTCGATATCAACCCTTACTCTTACGCAAGCAACACCTCACGTGTGTTGGATCCATCAGCAACCTACGTAGCGAATTATGCACCATTCAACATCTTCAATGAGTTGAATAACAACTACATCGACCTCAATACGCTTGATGCTCGTTTCCAATTGGAATTGAAGTATAAGCCTATCAAGGGTCTTGAACTGTCACTCTTGGGTGCATTCAAATATATGACTTCTACACAGGAGCATTTTGTAAAGGACAATTCTAATCAGGCATTGGCTTATCGTGCTATGTCAAACGGAATTATCCGTGATGCCAACAAGTATCTTTATAAAGACCCAAATAACCCTTACGTATTGCCAATGACCGTGTTACCATACGGTGGTTTGTATCATAAGGGCGACAACCGCATGAGCGATTACGATATTCGTGCAACCGCTAACTATAGTCGCACCTTTGCCGAGAAGCATATTATGAACCTCTTTGGTGGTATGGAGTTGAAGAGTATTGAGCGTCAGCGCAATGCCTTTGAGGGAGCTGGTCTGCGTTATGATGCAGGTATGGTGCCATTCTATATCTATCAGTATTTCAAGCGTGCCGTAGAGTCGGGTAATACTTATTATACCATTAACCCAACTAACTCACGCAGTGTAGCTTTCTATGGTAATACAACTTACAGCTATCAGGGTCGTTACGTCTTCAATGGTACACTTCGTTATGAGGGTTCAAACCAGATGGGTCGTAACTCAAGCGCACGCTGGATGCCAACATGGAACGTGTCTGGTGCATGGAACGTGCATGAGGAGAACTGGTTTAACAAGCTCTCTCCATTGAATAAGCTTACACTCCGCGCCTCTTACAGTCTTACGGGTACACCTCCAGACGCTTCTTATAGCAACTCAACCGCTATCATCACCGCTTCAACTCCTTTCCGTCTCTTTGCAGAAGATCAGGAGCCACAGCTTGAGCTTAGCGAGTTAGCAAACTCAACCCTTACCTACGAGAAGAAGAACGAGTTGAACCTTGGTTTCGATGCTTCATTGTGGAATAATCGCTTAGGTGTTACCTTCGACTATTATACACGTAGAAACTTCGACGAAATCGGTCCGATGATTACCGCTGGTTTGGGTGGTGAGATTATCCGTGCTGCCAATGTTGCCGAGATGAATTCTAATGGTCTTGAGTTGAGTATCTCTTCTGTTAACATCAAGAAGAAGAACTTCTCTTGGACCACCAGCTTCATCTATTCATACGCAACAACCGAGATTACAAAGCTTTTCAACCAAGGAAACGTGATGAGTCTTGTAAGCGGTAATGGTTTTGCAAAGAAGGGTTATCCTGCTCGTGCCTTGTTCTCAATCCCATTCGTAGGCTTGAACAGCGAGGGTATGCCAATGGTTCTCAATGAGAAGGGACAGGTGACAACCGATGATATCAACTTCCAAGAGCGTACAAAGACCGACTTCTTGAAGTATGAAGGCCCTACCGATCCAACCCATACGGGTTCTGTGGGCAATATGTTTAGCTATCATGGTTTCCGTCTGAATGTATTCTTCACTTATGCCTTCGGCAACGTAGTACGCCTTGATCCTAAGTTCCGTGCACGTTATAACGACCTCGTTTCAATGACTAACGCATTCAAGAACCGTTGGATGGCAGCAGGTGAGGAGAAAGAAACCAATGTTCCCGGTATTCTTTCTAAGAGCCAGTACATGGCAAACACCAATGTTCGCTTGGGCTACAACGCCTATAACTACAGCGATACACGTATAGCAAAGGGCGACTTCATCCGTCTCAAAGAGATTTCTTTGGGCTATGACTTCCCTGCACAGATGTTCCAGAAAAGCATGATTAAGAATGCGTCGTTGAAGCTTCAGGCTACCAACCTCTTCCTTCTCTATGCTGACAAGCGACTCAATGGTCAGGACCCAGAGTTCTATAACGTGGGTGGTGTTGCATCGCCAATGCCAAAACAATTTACGCTAACAGTAAAACTCGGACTTTAA
- a CDS encoding DMT family transporter, which produces MAYLFLALAIILETAGTVCMKLSDGFTKPLPVVGTCLAYIACFYFLSLSLKTIPLGIAYAVWTGLGIVLGNIISVVFFGQKFDFVAGIGVALIVAGVVVLNLFSAASAH; this is translated from the coding sequence ATGGCTTACTTATTTCTTGCACTTGCCATTATTTTAGAAACAGCAGGAACGGTGTGTATGAAACTCTCTGATGGCTTCACAAAGCCGCTACCGGTAGTGGGGACCTGCCTTGCTTATATTGCTTGTTTCTATTTCCTCTCGTTGTCCTTGAAAACTATTCCGTTAGGAATTGCCTATGCAGTGTGGACTGGGCTGGGAATTGTATTGGGTAATATTATTTCCGTTGTATTTTTCGGGCAAAAATTCGATTTTGTGGCAGGCATCGGCGTTGCACTCATCGTTGCAGGAGTAGTCGTTCTCAATCTCTTTTCAGCGGCATCTGCGCATTGA
- a CDS encoding tetratricopeptide repeat protein, giving the protein MNRYFLLAVSLFMFLTLTPCNAQRNEKLCCGHKPDPAVIELHNQAVDAYTYHSNSPDSVKKAMTLLDRAIEKDPDYQLAYAHKAEYLKNQGDLTQALETLNAYLKRNPTEPYTLLGAGMFYEKLGNKKEAMDYYKRAEENFKRLYEKDNDSAHEINRYFAIRLMEGPEKAKALYEAERDRLASNEERRKVNDVLVMSILETPREQFLK; this is encoded by the coding sequence ATGAATCGTTATTTTCTTTTGGCAGTATCGCTATTCATGTTTCTAACGTTGACACCTTGTAATGCGCAACGCAATGAGAAACTTTGCTGTGGTCATAAACCTGACCCAGCTGTAATCGAGTTACACAACCAGGCGGTAGACGCATATACATATCACTCGAACTCACCTGACTCTGTGAAGAAGGCGATGACCCTGCTTGATCGTGCTATCGAGAAGGACCCCGACTATCAGCTTGCTTACGCTCACAAGGCGGAATATCTCAAAAATCAAGGTGATTTGACACAGGCGTTAGAGACCCTAAATGCTTATCTCAAGCGTAACCCAACAGAGCCTTACACACTTCTTGGTGCTGGTATGTTCTATGAGAAGTTGGGAAACAAGAAGGAAGCAATGGACTACTACAAGCGTGCTGAAGAAAACTTCAAGAGACTCTATGAGAAAGATAATGATAGTGCACACGAGATAAACCGATATTTTGCCATCAGGTTAATGGAGGGACCTGAAAAGGCAAAGGCACTGTATGAGGCTGAGAGAGACCGACTTGCCTCAAACGAAGAGCGACGCAAAGTGAATGATGTCCTTGTGATGTCTATCCTTGAAACTCCACGTGAGCAGTTTTTAAAATGA
- a CDS encoding glycoside hydrolase family 10 protein, with translation MKKLFLFTLLCVITITAQAQTNLSDYLTKRMPKRETRAVWLTTLASLDWPKIYARSEESIEQQKQELIDILDKYQKANINTVLLQARVRAATIYPSDIEPWDQCITGVEGRAPGYGYDPLSFAVEECHKRGMEIHAWIATIPVGAKSSLGCRRLMQKGFRIRNFSTGSYLDPADSRVAPYLASICGEIVRKYDVDGINLDYIRYPDGWPRPSYRDGDTPDERRSNITAIVRAIHDEVKAIKPWVKMSCSPIGKHADLSRYSSKNFNAHDRVSQEAQEWMRLGLMDQLYPMQYFRGDNYYPFVADWVENAYKREIVTGLGTYFLDPREGNWTLGELTRQMYVSRDLGVGHAHFRSYFLTANKQGVYDFEKQFNAVLALPPAIQGVVSTAATPYPVKSSLVERREDKSVTLAWKAVTPYYNIYASHSYPVDTEDARNLLIARYTGQSLRLKNVNPNLYFAVRGMDRYGHETPALQENMKSSTLPSTHAVLLQNDGQNLTLPASAKLTDADHYVILSLQGVILRIVSAKSLRNNQLYIGSLSDGMYSLKVYNHKKKSFMLGSFMVKRASK, from the coding sequence ATGAAGAAGCTTTTTTTATTTACGCTCCTTTGCGTAATAACGATTACTGCACAAGCACAGACGAATCTTTCTGACTATCTCACGAAGCGGATGCCGAAGCGAGAGACGCGTGCCGTGTGGCTGACGACACTTGCCAGTCTTGACTGGCCAAAGATCTATGCACGGTCGGAGGAGAGTATTGAGCAGCAAAAGCAGGAACTCATTGATATCCTCGATAAATATCAGAAGGCAAATATCAACACCGTACTCTTGCAGGCGCGTGTGCGTGCGGCAACGATTTATCCGTCGGATATTGAGCCATGGGACCAGTGTATCACTGGCGTTGAGGGTAGGGCACCGGGCTATGGCTACGACCCACTCAGCTTTGCCGTGGAGGAGTGTCACAAACGTGGCATGGAGATTCACGCATGGATTGCGACGATTCCGGTGGGTGCAAAGAGCTCTTTGGGCTGTAGAAGACTGATGCAAAAGGGTTTCCGAATTAGAAACTTCTCAACGGGTTCTTATCTCGACCCTGCCGATTCGAGAGTTGCACCTTATCTTGCCTCTATCTGTGGAGAGATTGTAAGGAAGTATGATGTCGATGGTATCAACCTCGATTATATCCGTTACCCTGACGGATGGCCACGCCCTTCTTATCGTGATGGCGACACGCCCGATGAGCGTCGCAGCAATATCACAGCCATTGTTCGTGCTATTCATGACGAGGTGAAAGCTATCAAACCGTGGGTGAAGATGTCGTGCTCACCAATCGGTAAGCATGCCGACCTCAGTCGTTATAGTTCAAAGAATTTCAATGCGCACGACCGTGTTTCACAAGAGGCGCAGGAGTGGATGAGATTAGGACTGATGGACCAGCTCTATCCGATGCAATACTTCCGTGGCGATAACTATTATCCCTTCGTTGCCGACTGGGTGGAGAATGCTTATAAGCGTGAGATTGTGACGGGTTTAGGTACTTACTTCCTCGATCCACGTGAGGGTAATTGGACGTTGGGCGAACTGACTCGCCAGATGTATGTCAGTCGTGACCTCGGAGTGGGACATGCTCACTTCCGTTCTTACTTCCTCACGGCTAATAAGCAGGGTGTTTACGACTTTGAGAAGCAATTTAATGCCGTTCTTGCTCTCCCTCCTGCGATACAGGGTGTTGTGTCAACGGCAGCCACTCCATACCCAGTCAAATCCTCGTTGGTAGAACGTCGAGAGGATAAGTCGGTGACATTGGCATGGAAGGCAGTCACACCTTATTATAATATTTACGCCAGTCACAGCTATCCAGTTGATACAGAAGATGCTCGCAACTTGCTCATCGCACGTTATACTGGTCAATCACTCCGACTGAAGAACGTCAATCCTAACCTCTATTTTGCCGTTAGGGGTATGGACCGTTATGGTCATGAGACGCCTGCTTTGCAGGAGAATATGAAGTCGTCAACCCTCCCTTCTACTCATGCTGTATTGTTACAGAATGATGGTCAAAACCTTACACTCCCTGCATCAGCAAAGCTTACGGATGCCGATCATTACGTAATCCTCTCTTTGCAGGGTGTTATCCTCCGCATCGTGAGTGCTAAATCCTTAAGAAACAATCAGTTATATATTGGCTCCTTGTCCGATGGTATGTATTCTCTCAAGGTTTACAACCATAAGAAAAAGTCCTTCATGTTAGGTTCATTCATGGTCAAGAGGGCTTCGAAGTAG
- a CDS encoding peptidase → MKRSRLLLIIINYIYHDNIYLMSPIVDWNLLDVLNKNIRNNYERIRPILLKWQENGYIKLIEDNEIAFSFIPEKLPSKEKLIEESLNFK, encoded by the coding sequence ATGAAACGTAGTAGATTATTATTAATAATAATAAATTATATTTATCACGATAATATTTATTTGATGTCTCCAATTGTTGATTGGAATTTATTAGATGTGCTAAATAAAAATATTCGAAATAATTATGAAAGAATTAGACCCATTTTGTTAAAATGGCAGGAAAATGGATATATAAAATTAATAGAAGATAACGAGATTGCTTTTTCTTTTATTCCAGAGAAATTACCATCAAAAGAAAAACTAATAGAAGAGAGCCTGAATTTCAAATAA
- a CDS encoding acyl-phosphate glycerol 3-phosphate acyltransferase, whose product MKRIKIIRVLATYICHDPFAYSPIWTWDGFPPIIYTERERILPVLKEWEQKGYLTLIYDEKIAFILNAEKLPSKEKLIEESRNIK is encoded by the coding sequence ATGAAGAGAATAAAAATTATTCGTGTATTGGCAACTTATATTTGTCATGATCCATTTGCATATAGCCCTATCTGGACATGGGATGGCTTTCCTCCAATTATATATACAGAAAGGGAAAGAATACTTCCTGTATTAAAAGAATGGGAACAAAAAGGATATTTAACTTTAATATATGATGAGAAAATAGCCTTTATCCTTAACGCAGAAAAATTACCATCAAAAGAAAAACTAATAGAAGAAAGTCGTAATATTAAATAA
- a CDS encoding outer membrane beta-barrel protein yields MLLVAAMVVSIGAFAQFQEGKGYLGASLTGLDLHYNGQDGMNIGVQAKAGYFPWDNLMVLATFDAAHNGSEAVADHISVGVGGRYYITQNGLYLGAGVKLLHANHNYNDLMPGVEVGYAFFINRSVTIEPAIYYDQSFKTHNYSTVGLKVGLGIYLFDD; encoded by the coding sequence ATGCTGCTCGTTGCAGCAATGGTAGTGAGCATTGGTGCATTTGCACAGTTTCAGGAGGGTAAGGGCTATTTAGGTGCTTCCCTGACAGGACTCGACTTACACTATAATGGTCAGGACGGCATGAATATTGGTGTGCAGGCAAAGGCGGGTTACTTCCCTTGGGATAACCTCATGGTACTTGCTACATTCGATGCGGCACACAATGGTTCTGAGGCTGTTGCCGACCATATCAGCGTAGGTGTTGGTGGACGTTATTATATCACACAGAACGGACTCTACTTGGGTGCGGGTGTGAAGCTTCTCCATGCCAACCATAATTATAACGACCTGATGCCGGGGGTTGAGGTGGGTTATGCCTTCTTCATCAACCGCTCGGTGACGATTGAACCTGCTATTTACTATGATCAGTCATTCAAGACACATAACTATTCAACAGTGGGCTTGAAGGTTGGTCTCGGCATCTACCTCTTTGATGATTAA
- the recR gene encoding recombination mediator RecR, whose protein sequence is MQQYPSQLLERAVEAFSQLPGVGRKTALRLVLHLLRQSTEDVDSFADAVIRVKHDVKYCRVCHNISDNEVCSICSAPRRDASVVCVVENIQDVMAIENTQQFHGLYHVLGGIISPMDGIGPHDLEIESLVERVKEGTVKEIILALASTMEGDTTNFYISRKLKDADVKLSVIARGISVGDELEYTDEVTLGRSILNRTPLES, encoded by the coding sequence ATGCAACAATACCCTTCTCAACTCTTAGAACGTGCCGTAGAGGCTTTCTCACAGTTGCCAGGTGTGGGGCGTAAAACTGCTCTGCGCCTTGTTTTGCATCTGCTACGCCAGTCAACAGAAGACGTGGATAGCTTTGCGGATGCTGTCATACGTGTAAAACACGATGTGAAGTATTGCAGGGTTTGCCATAATATTTCCGATAATGAGGTTTGTTCTATCTGTTCTGCCCCACGCCGTGACGCGTCGGTGGTCTGTGTGGTAGAGAACATTCAGGACGTGATGGCGATTGAGAATACGCAGCAGTTCCATGGACTTTACCACGTTTTGGGGGGGATCATCTCTCCGATGGATGGTATCGGACCGCACGACTTAGAAATTGAATCGCTCGTAGAGCGTGTGAAAGAGGGTACGGTGAAGGAAATCATCCTTGCTCTTGCCAGTACAATGGAGGGCGACACAACCAACTTTTATATTTCTCGAAAGCTGAAAGATGCTGACGTGAAGCTATCGGTTATCGCACGAGGTATCTCTGTTGGCGACGAACTTGAATATACTGATGAGGTGACGTTGGGCAGAAGTATTCTGAACCGCACACCTTTGGAATCTTAA
- a CDS encoding glycosyltransferase family 2 protein, which translates to MKLSVIIVNYNVKYYLQQCLESLQRALKGVEAEVFVVDNHSHDGSVAYLRSRFPDVHFIASAHNLGFARGNNIAIRQSKGEYVLLLNPDTVVGEDVIRSSIDFMDSHLTAGGHGVQMLTHLGERALESRRGLPSPVVSFYKMIGLCKHFPQSDRFAHYYMGSLSWDVPGKIEVISGAYCFLRKSALDKVGLLDEDFFMYGEDVDLSYRLLKGGFENWYLPVRILHYKGESTQKSSFRYVHVFYDAMLIFFRKHYGGMNALWRLPIKTAIYVKAFGSLIGTTIRATKKKLGFRTSIAKSFPHYIFVAGEDVMGKCQRLATDNALVAEYRVADKDNLKRTHSDLLKEFGGKNRPFCIVYDTELFSYQDILNVFAEQPQQNIHIGFYHRKENRVVTMMEVIGD; encoded by the coding sequence ATGAAACTGAGTGTTATCATCGTTAATTATAACGTAAAATATTATCTCCAACAGTGTCTTGAGAGTCTTCAGCGTGCTTTAAAAGGCGTTGAAGCAGAGGTATTTGTGGTTGACAACCATTCACATGATGGCTCCGTAGCCTATCTTCGTAGCCGTTTCCCTGACGTTCACTTCATTGCCAGTGCGCATAACTTAGGCTTTGCGCGTGGCAATAATATTGCAATTCGGCAGAGTAAGGGCGAATATGTCTTGCTATTAAATCCCGACACGGTTGTGGGCGAGGATGTTATCCGCTCGTCTATCGACTTTATGGATAGCCACCTAACGGCTGGAGGACATGGCGTACAGATGCTTACCCACCTCGGCGAACGGGCCTTAGAAAGCCGTCGTGGCTTGCCCTCTCCCGTGGTTTCGTTCTATAAGATGATAGGACTTTGCAAGCACTTCCCACAGAGTGACCGCTTTGCACATTATTATATGGGTAGTTTGTCGTGGGACGTTCCGGGCAAGATTGAGGTAATCAGCGGTGCTTATTGCTTCCTGCGCAAGTCTGCCTTAGACAAGGTAGGACTCTTAGACGAGGATTTCTTTATGTATGGCGAGGATGTCGACCTCAGCTATCGATTGCTAAAAGGCGGCTTCGAGAACTGGTATCTCCCCGTGCGCATCCTGCATTACAAGGGCGAGAGTACGCAGAAGTCGAGTTTCCGATATGTTCACGTCTTCTATGATGCCATGCTTATCTTCTTCCGCAAGCATTATGGCGGTATGAACGCATTGTGGCGACTACCGATTAAGACGGCTATCTACGTGAAAGCCTTTGGCTCACTGATAGGTACAACGATACGCGCAACGAAAAAGAAACTCGGATTCCGCACCTCAATAGCTAAATCATTCCCACATTATATATTTGTTGCTGGCGAAGACGTAATGGGAAAGTGTCAACGTCTGGCAACGGATAACGCCTTAGTGGCAGAGTATCGGGTTGCAGACAAAGATAACTTGAAGCGCACACATTCCGACCTGCTCAAGGAGTTTGGAGGCAAGAACAGACCTTTTTGCATCGTCTATGACACTGAACTATTCAGCTATCAAGATATCCTGAATGTCTTTGCCGAACAGCCACAGCAGAATATTCACATTGGTTTCTATCATAGAAAGGAGAACAGAGTCGTCACCATGATGGAAGTTATAGGAGATTAA